One Littorina saxatilis isolate snail1 linkage group LG1, US_GU_Lsax_2.0, whole genome shotgun sequence genomic window carries:
- the LOC138981252 gene encoding uncharacterized protein, producing the protein MKVDGTDLPTTEAFTYLGSIVRYDGAAGNDIKSRLSKARNTFRMLNNVWRSSQYSTTTTLRLYQSCVLSTLLYGSECWRMTESDLTKLSTFHTKNLRRILRIFWPNTISNQQLLAHCNQESMETIVTRRR; encoded by the exons ATGAAAG TAGACGGAACAGACCTGCCCACAACTGAAGCCTTCACGTACCTTGGCAGCATTGTACGATACGATGGAGCAGCAGGTAACGACATCAAGAGCCGTCTCAGCAAAGCCAGAAACACCTTCAGGATGCTTAATAACGTATGGAGGTCCTCCCAGTacagcaccaccaccacgcTGAGATTGTACCAGAGCTGTGTACTCTCCACACTACTGTATGGCTCGGAATGCTGGAGGATGACTGAAAGCGATCTGACCAAGCTGTCAACCTTCCACACCAAGAACCTCAGGAGAATCCTGCGGATTTTCTGGCCCAACACCATCTCCAACCAACAACTACTTGCCCATTGCAACCAAGAGAGCATGGAGACCATCGTCACGAGAAGGCGGTGA